In Candidatus Paceibacterota bacterium, the genomic stretch GCGCGCGACCTGATTTAGCAAAATCATGTCGCCCCAATGTCCTTTGAGGGGCGACTCGCGCGCTTTTCCAATTTTCTTACGTACGCTTCTTGTTTTCAAAACTCTTCTTTCGGAGTCGCACATTCTTCGGAGTAATTTCTAGATATTCATCCTCATTCATTGTTTCAAGTCCTCGCTCGATCGTGACGGTGAGCGCGGGGACGAGATAAATTCCTTCGTCGTTTCCGGATGAGCGCATGTTGGAAAGTTGTTTTCCTTTGCATGGATTCACGAACATTTCTTCGCCTTTTGTTGTGTTTCCAATTACCATTCCTTGATAGACCTCTGTTGTGGGTTCGATATAAATGACTCCTCGCTCCTGAAGATTCCAGAGTGCGAATGCAAGCGCTTTTCCAGCTTCCATAGAGATCATTGCGCCTTCAGGTTTCTTTCGAATTTCTCCAGCGTATTCTCGGAATTCTACAAATCGTGACGAAAGAATTCCTTCGCCTTTGGTATCAATGACGAATTCACCTCGATAGCCCAAGAGCCCTCGAGTTGGAATATCAAAAAGAATTCGAGCGTTTCCGTCTTTCACTTTCATATCTTTCATAATGCCTTTTCGACGTCCCATTTTCTCGATGATCGCTCCCGTTACTTCTTCTTTCGCATCAATCATCGCTTCCTCGTACGGCTCCATTTTCACGCCGTTCACTTCTTTAATGATCGCTTCTGGTTGAGACACTTGAAGCTCAAATCCTTCTCGGCGCATTGTTTCAAGCAAAATTCCAATGTGAAGTTCGCCTCGTCCGAACACCCGGTAGGCTTCCGGATCTGAATCAAAATCAACCTTGAGTCCGACGTTCACTTCGAGTTCTTTTTCAAGCCGTTCGCGGATTTGTCTTCCAGTCACAAATTTTCCTTCGCGTCCGGCAAAAGGGGAATCGTTTACGAGAAACCCAAGGGAAATAGTCGGCTCATCAATTGCGATAGCTGGAAGAGCGACAGTTTCTTCTTTGTCGGTGATTGTCTCTCCAATATAAATTTCTGGAATTCCGGCGAGCATGACGATGTCACCAGCGACAGCTTCTTGAGTTTCTTTTCGAGCTGTTCCTTCAAATGTGAAAAGCTTGCTGATTTTTCCTTTGATCACTTTTCCAGTTGGATCTTTTGCAATGACGTTGCTTCCAGATTTGATTGTTCCTTCGTAGACACGCGCGATACCCATGCGTCCGAGGAAGTTGTCGTATGCGAGGTTGAAAACTTGCGCTTGAAGCGGGGCTTCTGCACTTTTGTTTGCAGCAGGAACTTGTTCGAGAACTACGTCGAGAAGGGGATTTAAATTTGCGCTCTCGTCTTTGAGTTCACGTTTTGCAATACCTTGTCGACCGATAGCGTAGACTGTCGTGAAATTAAATTGGTCGTCATTTGCGCCGAGCTCGAGGAAGAGTTCATGAAGCGCTTCTTTTGTCCCTTCTGGGTCTGCGGCAGGCTTGTCGATCTTGTTGATAACGACAATCGGCTTCAAACCAAGTTCGAGAGATTTCTTGAGCACGAATCGCGTTTGTGGCATCGGACCTTCCTGCGCGTCGACAATGAGGAGCACGGTATCAATAGAACGAAGCACGCGTTCTACTTCAGAACCGAAGTCGGCGTGTCCCGGAGTGTCCACGATATTTATCTTTGTGTCTTTATAGAAGAGGGAAGTGTTTTTGGCATAAATAGTAATACCACGCTCTTTTTCAAGTGCATTTGAGTCCATTGAAGCGCCTTCCTCCGCCATTCCGTTTTGTTTCAGAATTGCGTCTGTGAGAGTGGTTTTCCCGTGGTCGACGTGCGCGATGATTGCTATGTTGCGTATCTCCATTTTGGTAAATAAAAAACGAGCGATCGCTCAATTTCGTGCTTCTATTTAAACAAATTTCTGTTAAAAAGTCAAACTCTGCTTTTTTATTGACAGGAGGGTTTAAGGCCTCTATTGTGAGTTCTGGAATTGGAGAAGTGCTAGGCGTTAAACCACGTTTGGAGGAGGTGCCATGGGAAGTCTTACAGGTAGGAAAGCGGTTGTTACGGGTGCCAGTCGAGGGATTGGCGAAGCCATTGCAAATCGGCTGATGATTGAGGGCGCGCGGGTTGCGTGCGTGAGCAGACATCCTGATCTGGAGTCCGACACTATACTGGTCGAAGGCGCAGGGAAGAAAAACTACGCCGCTGACGTCTCGGTTGAAGTATCTGTTCGGAGTGCTGTGGAACAGATCCTCAAGGATTTCGGTTCGGTGGATATCCTGGTCAACAACGCGGGGGTCACGGCCGACGGCCTCTTCATGAGGATGAGCTTGGAGCAATGGAGAAAAGTCTTTACCACTAACGTGGACGGAGCATACTTGTTTTCCAACGCTCTCGCTCGGGCGCTCATGAGGTCGGAACAGGGCAGGATCGTGAACATCAGTTCGGTGGTTGCCTTTACCGGTAACGCTGGCCAGGCAAATTACTGCGCCGCCAAGGCTGCGCTCATCGGGATGACTAAATCCCTTGCGCGCGAATTCTCTTCGAGGGCTGTGACAGTGAATGCCATCTGTCCCGGATTTATCGAGACAGACATGACGGCCGGAATTCCGCTCGACAAGAAGGCACAGTTCCTGAAAGAAACTCCGCTTGGGCGTTTCGGCAAGCCGGGAGAGGTGGCCAGCCTTGTGGCCTACCTGTGCTCTGCCGAAGCTGGTTTCATCACCGGCCAAGTTCTTTCAATTGACGGCGGACTCGCGATGTAGGGATTTTTGAAGATGAAGACGAATGCTCTGGTAGAACCCGGAGCATTTTTTATTTTTTACCACGTAAGCGAGTCCCATATCTTTTGGGAAACTCACTGGGCTCTGCGCAAAACAAAGGAGCTTTTTAGGAAAATTGAATTGTTTGAGAAAACCGCCCTCTGTAAGAAGGGCGGTTTTCGAGTTTTCAATTTTCCGTGAAGAAAAGTGACTATTGTTTAAGCGGAGAACCAGTGGGGCTGTTTTCCAAAAGGTATGGGTGAGTGTCTTCTTACCCCTTCACCTCCTCAGGCGTCTTCGAAGCTCGTACCGTGAGCATTATGATATTTCCGGAAGTGTCTCGAATGACTGGGTCTTTGACCTCGTCAAATTTTCCATCTCCATCATCAGAGTGGAGCATTACGATATAATCTTTTCCTTCAACCATTTTGTTGTTGCCAAGATCGATGCTTCCTGGATTTGTTCCAGCAGGAAAATATTTTGCGCCGATAACTTTTCCGGGAACTCCCGCATTATCTTCATGCACTGCTACCCATCCTCCATTCGCGAATGTTACTGAATCTAGATAGAGAGTACTGCCAGGGAATTGCGCACCTACTGCGAGCTTATCGCCGCCCGCTGAAACCATTGTGTTTGTTGGAGTTGGCGTTGCCTCTGTCGTTGATGGAGTAGAATTTCTAGTAAAAAGATATGTTCCAAGCGCGAGGACGACAATAACGACTACGATGCCGATAATCATATTTTTCGAACTTGAATTTGTTGTTGGTTCCATTTAATTAAATATTAATGAATAAAACAAGAACTCTTTTGCTTCATTTAGTATAGCACTTATGCCTCTTGCTAAAATTTCATTTTAGATTCCGAATTTTTTTCGCAGTGACCAGAGGCGGAATATCATGCATGCCATATTCTCGTTATAGATCAGATCTTTTTTTATCATTTGAAATGCTTTGTCTATAGAGACGGGTACGACCTTAATATCCTCGTCCTCATCTTTCAGAAGACGATCGGGAGTGAGTTTTGTTGCAACATAAGCGAAGCGTCTCCATACCCAGGATTGCCCGCCTTCTGCGAGACGAAAAAGTTTCAGATTTTTTGCCCGCACTCCCGCTTCTTCGCGGAGCTCTCTTTGTGCAGCCCGAACAGGGGTTTCTCCCTTCTTTACTTTTCCTGCTGGCAGGGCCCAGATATATTTTTTGATTCGCGAACGGTATTCGCGGATGAGGAGAAGGCGTTTCTTCGCATCGATAGGAAGGATCATAACGCTTGGCGGACGATGCATTGTCTCGAAGACTTCTTTTTTACCAGAAGGCATTACCGCGATAGCGCGCTTCACTTCAAAGGTGTGTCCCTTGAAAACTGTCTTATATTTCCCAATTTTTGCGCGAGGTTTTTGCATAGAAATGGTAAATAAAAGGGGTAATCTCCTAGTATAGCACCCCGCGGCAAAATTTTCTAGAAAATTTTGCCGCACCCCCTTTATCTATTTAAAAGACCCGATCGGAAAATGTCCGGCTTATGAGAACTTATTTTTAGTATTTCAATCGGGAAGGGGAATTTCCCCTTTGCATTTTCCAGCGCATTTCCTAAACCATCTTGATCATATCCGAGCGCGACCACGTCTGGCTTGTTTTTGAGAATGACATTCCATGTTCCGAGTGTTTCATCGGCTTCAATTACGTAGTCCGCAATTTTTTCTGCTCCCAGATCCGCAATTCTTTTTTGGAGCGAAAAGCGGGGAGAATGTTTCTTTAATGTTTCAACGTGTTCATCACGAGCAACTGCTACGATGAGTATGTCGCCAAACTTTTTCGCTTCGCGCAAAAAATGCCGGTGTCCCTCATGTACTCCGTCAAAGGTGCCAAAAACTAAAACTTTTTTACCGTTTTTCATGTTAGGAGAAAATAAGAAGCAGTGTTCCTGCGATCATTACACCGATTGCAAAAAATTTTTGTAGGATGTCTCGTCCAGAGAGTTTTTCTTTCCCCAATTTGGGGAGGAAAACAGTAAGTATGATACCGATTATAAATACGAAGAGGGGCTGGAGACTATTTACAAGAAGGAGAAGTGCGATTGGTACCAAAAGACTTACGTAGTTGGAAGCAAGTTTTGCTACAAAACTTAGGACTTCCCCCAGGATATTTACAAGAACAAATCCTGCCGTATTTTGTCTCATGAGGCTTAAAAATTGCTGTCGATAAGATTTGATGCAGATAAATAAAAAGAGAGAGAAAATCACAATACCGGCATATTCCCAAAATACGCTTGCCCAGAAATTCTCTTGGAGCGCGATGATTTTGAATAGGAGAATTGAAAGTGAGACCAAGAACGCCGCGCCCATCATTTTCAAGAGAATACCTTTTTTAATTTGTGCCGATTTCTTGTCAAAGGAAATTGAGATACTGATAGCCCCCAAGATGATTAAAAATCCTCCGATAATTTGTATATTTCGCAATGTTTCTCCAAGAAAGAAAAATCCGAGAATATAGCCGAAAATAGGAATGAATTGCCATAATGGTGTGATGACAGAAGCTTCTTCATATTCAAGTGCGGAAAAATAGGGAACGTAGGAACCAACCAAAAACATTCCGCTTAGGATGATGACAAGGGCGTGAGGGAAAGAGATGCTGATTTGGGAAGGAATTGAAATTCCAATTACAAGGCAAAATAGGATACTTATGAGGCCAGTAAAAATAACGAGAGAGCCAATTCCGCCTTTTTCAGAAGTGCGGTTCTTAAAAAAACGTTCGACAAGGTATTTGTCAACGTGATTGTTGATTGAATAGAGAAGGGGAGGTGCGAGTGCGATGATAAACCATTTCATAGAAAATAAGTATACGCCCGCGCAAACTTTTTAAAAAGTTTGCGCGGACAAGCAAGAAAACGCAAAACCCGATCTCCATGTGAGATCGGGGTTAAAAGTAAGAAGAGGGGGATTCCGCTAAAAACTGCGGATATGGGGTGGGAGTATTTCGAAAATTTCAGATGAAAAAGAAAAAATCGAAACTACCAGGTGGGACGGACTCCCCGCTCTTCTCGCTTCGTAAACATGTGAACTTTACTACCTATTATAATACTACCATATCTGATTTAAAAAGTCAAGTACCTTATTTTGATTGACATTAAGGAGTATAGGCTCTTAAATAGAGTATAGATAAGTCATTTCCCGAGAATTCTCGTAGGGAGAAAGGCTACGTAATTTATTGTTTGGGCAATCGTCATCCATTAAGCATCTTTAAAAGTTTTTAATACTAGGTAATATGAAAAAAATTATACAAAAAGACGAAGTTCTCATCTCGTCTCGGTGGGGGAAAGAACTCCATCGACTTGTCTCTGTGATCGCAGTTTCCTCACTTCTTTTAGGTGTTGTGGCTCCTTTGAGCGCGACAGCTGCTGCTGGTAACTACGAGATAACTCTTAGTTCGCAACAGGTTGGACCATTTTCTATAACTTTGAACGGTACTGCAAGCGGTGATCCTATTGTCGGGAAATGTGATGCACAACATATTTCTGTTTTGAGTTGGGATGTTGCACATGGTCAGCTACCTACACCCGAAGATGTTACTTTACAAAATTTTGGTTGCAATGATAAGGTTTTAGTAACTGATTGGGCAGCTTCTCATGTATATGCAAATGCCGGCACCTATACTATTCAGGTTAGAATTTATCATGCAAACCCTACTGGTGCAGAAGGTTCGGATGTTGCAACGATCGATGTTCCAGTAATTATTCCTCCTGCGACTCTTACGGTTATTAAAGAGGTGGTTAACAGTACTCAATCAGCCGATGACTTCACTATAAATGTAACTGGTAATGGCGCTTCTCCCGCATCATTTCCAGGTGTTGAATATCCGGGGCAAGTTGTAAGTCTCCAGCCTGGTGATTACAGTGTTTCTGAAGCGAGTACTACGGACTACACCGCGTCTTTTTCAGCCGATTGTACTGGTTCAGTAGCGTCCGGAGACAGTAAGACCTGCACGGTTACGAACACTTTTGTCCCTCCTCCGACCCCTACGCCCACTCCAACTCCTTCTCCAACGCCGACACCAAGTCCAACTCCGACTCCAACTCCTTCTCCTACACCTACCCCCACACCGTCTCCAACCCCAACACCGAGCCCAACTCCCTCACCGACACCAGAACCTACTCCTTCGCCCACCCCAGAACCAACTCCAATACCAAGCGTGACGCCAACCCCAAGCCCCACGCCATCACCCACCCCGTCTCCAACGCCGGAACCAACACCATCACCGACACCAGAACCTACTCCTTCCCCAACTCCACAAGCAACTCCAAGCCCAACTCCGGAAATAACTCCTAGTCCTACACCTACTCCAGATGGTGGCGGAGGGGAAACTCCAACCCCGACTCCAGAAGCGACTCCGTCTCCAACACCCGAGCCTACTGCCTCTCCGACTCCTGAACCAACAGCCAGTCCAACTCCAGAACCAACTCCCTCTCCTACTCCTAACAATGGCGGAGGCGAAAATCCTACACCAACTCCGACTCCTTCTTCCACGCCATCACCAACTCCGAAACCGCATCATTCAGGATCTTCTGGGGGACGTGTAGGTACGGGCGGAGGTGGTAGTGTGCTTGGAATATCCACTGGGCCTGGTGAAGTGCTTGGAGCTGAAGCTTGCAGTGTGTATCTCAAAACATATATACATTATGGATGGAAAAATGATCCAGAAGATGTAAAAAGACTCCAGACATTGCTCAATAGCTATCTGAAAATCAATCTTCCAATTAGCGGTTTTTATGGTCCGATGACGAGAGACGCCGTAAATAGACTCCAGGTTATGAATTGGCAAGAAGTGTTAGCTCCTTGGGTACCATTCGGCTTGCCAACGGCACATACTCCGACCGGATATGTTTACAAGACCACACAACGCTTCATCAATAATTATATTTGTCCGACTCTCAACCTTCCGATTCCGCAACTTCCGTAAAATGCTTTGAGAGAGGAAATCCTCCTTGTTTTTCAATTGCCTTTTGTGTTCTAATAGTTCATGGGTAATTTTCTCAAGCACCACTTTATTCCCCATGAAGGGAATGAATACAAGCCACACTTTTTAAGAGAAGCTTCGATTGCTTCGCTCATCTCTCTTGCTCTCATTCTTTTTCTCGGTTCAATTTCGTATGGAATTGTAGCGACCAAAACAAATATTTTGGCGTCTATTTACCCGTCTCTGGTTGTTAATCTTACAAATGAAAACCGAACTGCACAGGGCGATCTTCCTCTCCAAGTAAATCCGCTTTTAGAAAAATCGGCGGGATTCAAGGCAGAAGATATGGCGGAGAAAGGATATTTTGCCCACACCTCTCCGGAAGGGCTCACTCCATGGCATTGGTTTGATCTTGCTGGCTACGCGTATATCTATGCCGGAGAAAATCTTGCTGTGAATTTTTCTGACACGGATACAGTAGTGAATGCGTGGATGAATTCTCCGACGCACCGGGAAAATATTCTCAATAATCATTTTACGGAGATTGGCATCGCCACTTCTCACGGAGTATATAAAGGAAGAGATACGATTTTCGTCGTCCAAGATTTTGGAACTCCATCTCTCGCATCTGCAGAGGGGAATGTCCGGCCGGTTTTGAAAGAGGTGAAAAGCATTGCTCCTATTTCACAGGTACAAGTCTCTCCTGAAGTAGCCGGTGAGAGTGTGAAAAAAGATTTTGTGCAGGCAGAAGCGCCGCTTCAGACTTTTGTTGCTGTGAAAAATGAGGCCGCTGTATCTTCCGCACCCGCACAACAAGCTATAGATGGAAATTCTTTTCCGAAACTTTCGTGGTATCAAAGAGCGGTGCTTTTGTATCCCAAAATAGTGAGCGATGCATATATTGTCCTTGCCGGCATCGTTGTTCTTTCACTTGTCCTTCTTATCTTCATTGAAGTTAAAAAACAGCACCCAAAACATATTCTGTACGGATTTCTTGTTTTAGCATTAGTGCTTGTGCTACTCTACCTCTCTCGGGCAATTCTCTTCCCGCAGGTGATCATAATCTAAACACAAATGGCAGAACAGAGAATCAAAAAAGAGCTCGGAGAGTGGAAGGATATTTCCATCGTGAATCTTATCGATTCGCTTGTTGAGTATGCTCATGCAAACCACGCATCGGATATTCACATTGATCCATCGGAGAAAAAAGTGCGAGTGCGGCTTCGTATTGACGGCGTTTTGGAAGAGCTTTGTGTATTTCCGAAAGACATTCATCCAGAAATTATTTCCCGAATCAAAATTCTGGCATCTTTGCGCACTGACGAGCATCAATCGCCCCAAGACGGACGTTTCCGGATTTCGCTTAAGTCGAAGTTCCCGATAGATGTGCGAGTTTCTATTGTTCCAACATTTTTCGGCGAGAATGCGGTGCTCCGGCTTCTGTCAGACAAAGCGGAAAGCATTTCTTTGGACATGCTTGGTTTAAACGAGAGAGATTACCAAAAACTTAAGAAAGCTGTGCAGAAATCTTCGGGAATGATCCTTGCTACCGGTCCGACCGGTTCTGGAAAGACCACGACGCTGTATACGATTTTGAAGATGCTCAATACCAAAGAAGTATCGATTATTACCATTGAAGATCCGATCGAATACGCGCTTGAGGGGATTGAACAGATCCAAGTAGACCCGCGAAGTTCGCTCACTTTTGCAAATGGTTTGCGCTCTATTTTGCGCCAAGATCCGAACATTATCATGGTAGGTGAGATCCGTGATACAGAAACTGCCGGCATTGCAGTCAACACCGCTCTCACAGGGCACTTGCTTCTCTCTACGCTCCATACAAATGATGCGGCGACAACGCTTCCGCGACTTCTTGATATGCACATTGAACCATTTTTGGTCGCTTCGACTGTCTCTGTCGCTATCGGCCAGCGGCTGGTGCGCACGCTCTGTCCGCATTGCAAGGTGCCGAAAACGCTTACAGAAGCGGAAAAGAAAACGCTCGAAGACATTTTTGCCGGAGTTCCGCTTCCGGAAAATCCCACGTTTTTTGAAGCGAAAGGCTGCGACGAATGCAGCACTGCAGGCTTTCGCGGACGAATCGGCCTTTACGAGGTCCTTGTCATGTCCCCAGCTATTCGAGAGGCAATATTGCGGAAGACTTCAGCCGCTGAAATAAAAACCATAGCTTTGCAAGAAGGCATGACTCCCATGGTTCGTGATGGTCTTGAAAAAGCCGCTCGCGGTCTCACTACCATTGAGGAAGTAATGCGTGTCGGCCATGAATAATCCCCGCCACACTTCAAAAGAACGCACTTCCCATCGGCCGTCTCTCCATTCTGAAATGGCGAAAAAAGTTCTTCCCAAAGTCGAAAAGAAAAAACATTTCGGGCACGCAATTGTTCCCAAACTTTCTCATTCGAGCAAAAAAATAAGAGCAAAAATGGGAGGCTTCCGGATGAAAGTCCAAGCATATTGGAAAACAGATCAAAAAAATAGGTTGCGGCTCAGCATGAAAGAGCGTTCCCATTTTGCCAAACGCCTTTCTTTTCTTATCTCCGGCGGAGTGCCGCTTCTCGAGGCTCTTTTTGTGCTTCAAAAGCAAAATCGCTCCCGGAGGAAAGAGAAATTTTTCGATTCTATTATCGCTGATATTTCAAATGGCCAGACGCTTTCGAAGGCACTCGTGAAATTTCCGAGAATGTTCGATGATTTTGCAGTGAATATTATTCGAGTCGGTGAATCAAGCGGGACCTTAAACCAAAATCTCCAGTATCTTGCCGAAGAGCTGAAAAAGAAAAATGTCCTTCGAAATAAAGTATTGAGCGCGCTTGTCTATCCGATTTTTATCACCATAACGACATTGGCCCTCACCATTTTGCTCACCATTTTTATTTTTCCTAAAATTCAGCCGATCTTCACTAGTCTTCGGGTTGCGATTCCTTTGACCACGAGAATACTTATTTTTACAAGCGCATTTCTTCGCGCCTATGGGCTCTGGCTTTTGGCAGCGCTCGTCGTTTCCGCTATAGTATTTTTGATTTTCCTCAAGAAATCAGAAGGTTTCCGAAAATTTTTCGACAGGAATATATTTCGCATTCCGCTTTTAGGGACGATTTTTCAGGGATATAACCTTGCTAACATTACCCGCACTTTGGGGCTTCTTTTGAAAAGCGGGGTCAAATTGAGCGAGGCGGTCATTGTGACCGCGGATACCACAGCTAACGTCATCTACAAACAAGAGCTCCATAATATTTCCGCAGGAGTGCTGAGAGGCGAGAAACTTTCTTTCTACATGGAGAAGAATAGAAAACTTTTCCCTGATCTTGTCTCTCATATGGTCGCGGTCGGGGAGGGGACGGGAAACCTTTCCAACACGCTCATCTATCTTTCTGAAAGCGAAGAGGCGGAAGTGGACGATCTGACCAAAAATCTTTCCAATTCCATCGAGCCCTTGCTTATGGTCTTTATGGGCCTTATTGTTGGATTTATAGCTGTTTCGGTCATAACGCCTATCTATGAAATTACCCAAAATCTTCATCCATAAAGAGAAGACATGCGGTTTCACTTTAATAGAAATTTTGGTCGTGATGGCGATTTTCACGCTTCTCTCTGGCCTCGGGTTGTTTATGACATTTGATTCCTATCGCGGAGCTTCTTCGCGTTCCGAGCGCGATACTGTGGTGAGTCTTTTGGAAAGGGCGCGCAGTCAGGCAATGAATAATGTTTGTTTTGGCGCTTCTTGCGTCGGAGGAAAAAGACACGGTATCTCCATTCAGTCCAACCAATACGTGATTTTTGAGGGAGGAAACTATGCCAGTCGTGACAGTGAGGTCGATCAAATTACCCCCGCTAATCCGACAGCCATCATAACTCCTATTGATGTGGTATTTGATCAGCTGACCGGAAAACTTTACCCGCAACTTTCTCCCGCGACAACCGAATTGATCATCACCATAAAGCAGGCCGACCGGCCCGATTCAATTATTTCAATCAACAATGAAGGCACGATCAATTGGTGATTTTTGCACCACAAAAATCATGTCAGAAGATTTTTAGCCGAAGGCGTAAAAATTTCTGACTCAAACATGAAAACTGAAAATACAAAACCAAAGATAAAAAACTCTCGAGGCTTCAGCACGCTTGAAATACTCATTGCTTTTTCTATTCTCATTTTGGCTTTGACGGCGCTTATTCTCGTGGTCTTCGGCAATCAATCGATCTTAATTGATACTCAGGTAAGCAATGAAGCGCTCCATAAAGCGGAAGCCTTGCTTGAGGGTGCGCGTGCCGATTCTCGCTTCGATTTTGGCCTCGTCAATCCGACCACAACAATAGAAGTGAGCGGTTCGCTCGCTTATACAAAAAAACTTGAAGTGCACCAGGTGGATTTATTTACCAAGGAAGTAAAGAGTATCGTAAGCTGGCTTGGTCCGAATGACCGCAATCTCTCCGTAACGCTCAGTACGCTTCTTACCAACCCTCAGGCGGTAGCCGGAGGAGATACATGCAGTTCTGTTCTTGAGGGTAATTGGAATGATGCGCAAATAACCGAGCCGATTGATGTGGGTACGACCTCCAGCGGAAATCCCGTGACCAGCGTGTACGCTTTCAATGAAAAACTCTATCTTACGACAGCAAATACTCATGGGCATAATGATGATTTTTATATATACGATCTTTCCGCTGATCCCAAACACCCCACCCAGATAATAAGCAGAGATACGAATGGTTTGACTCCTGGATTAAATGCGGTGACAGTTTCGAAAAATGGCGCAAACCAGTTTGCGTATGTAGGGAATGCAAATGATAGAAATTTTAAAACCTGTACGTCTGGACCGGGTTGTTCGCAACTGCAAGTGATAGATGTTACGAGTCCAAGTTCTCCTTCGGTCGTAGCTAGTTTCTTGCTTCCAACGAGCACGGCACCGTATGTCCTGGGAAATGTCACAAGTTCCAACGATCAAGCTGTCGGGAAAAGTATTTTTTATAAAGATGGATATGTTTATCTTGGATTGACGACCACTTCAAATGGGCCAGGTTTTCATATTATTGATGTGCATGATCCATTGCATCCAAGCTGGGTTGGCAGTTGGCCATCCCCAGCACTGGGATTTGGAAGTTCGGGCGCCCCCATTAACGCAATCTATGTTAAGAATAATTATGCATACCTCGCTCATCCTACAGGCCTCGCCGGCGGGTCTTCGGAACAATTGACAGTTCTTGATATCAGCAATCTATCCAGTCCCCAGCGCGTCAGTTCTTTTTTTGATAGCGGCGGTGTCGGGGGAAACGGGAAAAGCCTTGGTTTGGTTGGCAACAAATTATATTTTGGAAGGACAGCGACAAAAATTTCCGGAGCAACGGATTCTCGTCCAGAGTTTTACATTTTGAACAATGCTAATCCCACCTCTCTCCCAGCTGCTCCGCTCGGCACTCTTGCCTTGGCCACTGCCGAAAGCGCAAACGGAATACTTATCCGCGATTATCTCGCTTTTTTGACCACCACTAATTATTTTCAAATCTGGAATATTTCGAACCCCTCAAATATTTTAGCGGTCAAATCATTCTTTATGCCCGACATTGTGCATAGCGGGTCAACCGGTTCGGCATCAGGATGCGAGGGAAATTATATTTATGTTGGTTCGTATAGGACGAGTAACGATAAGGGGGTAATCCTTGTCGCATATCCAGGACTATGAAAACAACAGGCGGTTTCACTTTAATCGAATCGGTTGTCTACGTCGCTCTTTTAGCCCTCATCATGGGAGGAGTCTTGCCTCTGGTGTATCAAATTTTGCAGGGAAGCAATACTCTATCTGGAATAAATGCGGTACAAGAAGAGGCGAATTTTGTATTGCACAAAATCGATTGGGCGCTTGGCGGTATTTCAAATATCCTCTCTTCTTTTTCTGATGCCGACACCATTACCATACCCAGATACGATGGGAATCAGGTGCGTTTTCGGTTGAACACGGACAAAATCGAGATGAGCGAATCGGGCGGGACATATCTGCCGATCACTACAGCCAATGTGGCGGC encodes the following:
- a CDS encoding type II secretion system protein, whose amino-acid sequence is MKTTGGFTLIESVVYVALLALIMGGVLPLVYQILQGSNTLSGINAVQEEANFVLHKIDWALGGISNILSSFSDADTITIPRYDGNQVRFRLNTDKIEMSESGGTYLPITTANVAATHLLFHYIPAMGTGPAGVKVSFTLGTVPFEITKYIRK
- a CDS encoding type II secretion system F family protein, with product MAKKVLPKVEKKKHFGHAIVPKLSHSSKKIRAKMGGFRMKVQAYWKTDQKNRLRLSMKERSHFAKRLSFLISGGVPLLEALFVLQKQNRSRRKEKFFDSIIADISNGQTLSKALVKFPRMFDDFAVNIIRVGESSGTLNQNLQYLAEELKKKNVLRNKVLSALVYPIFITITTLALTILLTIFIFPKIQPIFTSLRVAIPLTTRILIFTSAFLRAYGLWLLAALVVSAIVFLIFLKKSEGFRKFFDRNIFRIPLLGTIFQGYNLANITRTLGLLLKSGVKLSEAVIVTADTTANVIYKQELHNISAGVLRGEKLSFYMEKNRKLFPDLVSHMVAVGEGTGNLSNTLIYLSESEEAEVDDLTKNLSNSIEPLLMVFMGLIVGFIAVSVITPIYEITQNLHP
- a CDS encoding GspE/PulE family protein — translated: MAEQRIKKELGEWKDISIVNLIDSLVEYAHANHASDIHIDPSEKKVRVRLRIDGVLEELCVFPKDIHPEIISRIKILASLRTDEHQSPQDGRFRISLKSKFPIDVRVSIVPTFFGENAVLRLLSDKAESISLDMLGLNERDYQKLKKAVQKSSGMILATGPTGSGKTTTLYTILKMLNTKEVSIITIEDPIEYALEGIEQIQVDPRSSLTFANGLRSILRQDPNIIMVGEIRDTETAGIAVNTALTGHLLLSTLHTNDAATTLPRLLDMHIEPFLVASTVSVAIGQRLVRTLCPHCKVPKTLTEAEKKTLEDIFAGVPLPENPTFFEAKGCDECSTAGFRGRIGLYEVLVMSPAIREAILRKTSAAEIKTIALQEGMTPMVRDGLEKAARGLTTIEEVMRVGHE
- a CDS encoding type II secretion system protein → MKLPKIFIHKEKTCGFTLIEILVVMAIFTLLSGLGLFMTFDSYRGASSRSERDTVVSLLERARSQAMNNVCFGASCVGGKRHGISIQSNQYVIFEGGNYASRDSEVDQITPANPTAIITPIDVVFDQLTGKLYPQLSPATTELIITIKQADRPDSIISINNEGTINW